The following are encoded together in the Fusarium keratoplasticum isolate Fu6.1 chromosome 1, whole genome shotgun sequence genome:
- a CDS encoding MFS domain-containing protein has product MAKLPKITNTYFVALVATVGGMLFGFDISSIAALVIRPQYIEYFDNPSGVRQGAIGSALAAGSVFGSLIAGPISDKWGRRDSIMFACLWWLLGTALQVAVNGFGMLVAGRFLNGVCVGITSSQVPVYLAEIAKRERRGRIIIIQQLAIEWGILIMYFIGYGCGFIPGTASFRTAWGTQFIPCVVLMIGLPFLPRSPRWLAKVGREEEAIQTLADIQARGDRNDALVIAEWREISETLAAEREAGGGWRKFFKNGMWKRTMAGLSVQAWQQMSGANVIVYYMTYVFQMANLQGNINLIASGVQYALFILFTSIMFPFIDKTGRRTLLVWGSIGMAVCHFIVAAMLGAYSVPVPGGVEGNANVVMRVTGSPAYTVIAFSYLLIIVYALTLAPVAWIYAAEVWSTGTRATGMAMAAEANWLFNFALGMFTPPGFKNIQYKIFVIFGVLCIGSALQAYFTYPETCGKTIEEVEELFKKGAPPAWKTKKGESRLVAQVEAVQEAKDHGKLEEVLGDAPLPGTTGEKGVADTAGRGN; this is encoded by the exons ATGGCGAAACTTCCAAAAATCA CCAATACTTACTTTGTGGCCCTCGTGGCCACAGTCGGTGGCATGCTCTTCGGTTTCGATATTTCGTCTATTGCTGCACTTGTCATTAGACCCCAGTACATCGAGTACTTCGACAACCCGAGTGGTGTTAGACAGGGAGCCATTGGATCTGCCCTTGCTGCTGGATCTGTGTTTGGAAGTCTGATTGCCGGCCCTATCTCTGACAAATGGGGTCGTCGTGACAG CATCATGTTTGCCTGTCTCTGGTGGCTTCTGGGTACAGCACTTCAGGTGGCTGTCAACGGATTTGGTATGCTTGTGGCTGGTCGTTTCCTTAATGGTGTCTGCGTTGGTATCACTTCTTCTCAGGTCCCTGTGTACCTGGCCGAAATTGCCAAGAGA GAACGTCGTGGACgtatcatcatcatccagcagCTGGCTATTGAGTGGGGAATTCTGATCAT GTACTTCATTGGCTACGGCTGCGGTTTCATCCCGGGAACTGCTTCTTTCAGAACTGCGTGGGGGACCCAGTTTATTCCTTGCGTTGTCCTCATGATCGgccttcccttcctccctCGTTCTCCCCGCTGGCTGGCCAAGGTTGGccgcgaggaggaggccatccAGACTCTGGCAGACATTCAAGCCAGAGGAGACAGAAATGATGCCCTAGTCATTGCCGAATGGCGAGAAATCTCCGAGACCTTGGCTGCTGAGCGTGAAGCCGGCGGAGGTTGGCGCAAGTTCTTTAAGAACGGAATGTGGAAGAGAACAATGGCTGGACTTTCTGTTCAAGCCTGGCAGCAGATGAGTGGAGCCAACGTGATAGTCT ATTACATGACGTACGTCTTCCAGATGGCCAATCTTCAGGgcaacatcaacctcatcgccTCGGGTGTCCAGTATGCTCTCTTTATCCTGTTCACATCGATCATGTTCCCATTCATCGACAAGACTGGACGACGCACACTTCTGGTTTGGGGCTCGATCGGCATGGCGGTGTGTCACTTCATCGTTGCTGCGATGCTCGGTGCCTACTCAGTGCCTGTTCCCGGAGGTGTTGAAGGCAACGCCAATGTGGTGATGAGAGTCACTGGCTCCCCGGCCTATACCGTCATCGCATTTAGCTATCTCTTGATCATTGTCTACGCCCTCACACTGGCTCCTGTGGCGTGGATTTACGCAGCCGAGGTTTGGTCTACAGGCACTCGAGCGACGGGTATGGCCATGGCAGCCGAGGCCAACTggctcttcaactttgcTCTTGGAAT GTTCACTCCCCCGGGATTCAAGAACATTCAGTACAAGATTTTCGTCATCTTTGGTGTTTTGTGTATCGGATCTGCCCTTCAGGCCTATTTTAC ATACCCTGAGACATGCGGAAAGACAATCGAGGAAGTGGAAgagctcttcaagaaggGGGCGCCCCCAGCAtggaagacgaagaagggAGAGTCACGCCTGGTCGCGCAGGTGGAAGCCGTACAGGAAGCCAAGGACCATGGCAAGTTGGAAGAGGTTCTGGGGGATGCACCTCTGCCAGGTACCACTGGAGAGAAGGGTGTGGCGGACACTGCTGGGCGCGGGAATTAA
- a CDS encoding Cytidine deaminase translates to METPETISKGDAARTAEICEQHGITPNEFSELRQRATAAKATAYCPYSRFRVGATVLSGEGQFIDGANVENASYPVGTCAERVALGTAVTGGHRGFRAIAVATDIAPPASPCGMCRQFIREFCTLETPIIMFDKNEDFIVVKLGLLLPMSFGPDQLPPPEALSRT, encoded by the exons ATGGAGACTCCAGAGACTATTTCCAAAGGCGACGCCGCCAGGACCGCCGAGATCTGTGAGCAACACGGCATCACGCCGAACGAGTTCTCGGAGCTCCGCCAGCGCGCGACGGCAGCCAAGGCGACGGCTTATTGCCCGTACAGCCGGTTCCGTGTCGGGGCCACGGTGCTCTCGGGCGAGGGCCAGTTCATCGACGGCGCAAACGTGGAGAACGCGTCATACCCCGTGGGTACGTGTGCCGAGCGCGTCGCCCTGGGCACCGCCGTGACGGGCGGCCATCGCGGGTTCCGggccatcgccgtcgccacCGACATTGCGCCTCCGGCGAGCCCCTGCGGCATGTGCAGGCAGTT TATTCGAGAGTTTTGCACGCTGGAGACGCCAATCATCATGTTTGACAAGAATGAGGACTTTATCGTCGTGAAGCTTGGTCTG CTTTTACCCATGTCTTTTGGGCCTGATCAGCTTCCTCCGCCTGAAGCTCTCAGCAGGACATAA